The DNA sequence ctaaagttctctaacaaaccccaaaatgagggcttcacagaacagctgtatttatactgagattaaattacacacaggtggccctctatttactaattaggtgaattctgtaggcaattggttccactagagaagggggttgaatacaaatgcacaccacactttttaaaaaatttaaaaccatttatcattttccttccacttcacaattatgtgccactttgtgttagtctatcacataaaatcccaataaaatacatttacgtttttggttgtaacatgacaaaatgtggaaaatttcaaggggaatgaatactttttcaaggtactataCCTATGTATTGTTCCTGGCTATATGTAAATATACCATTTTCATTTACGCAAGAGATCAAACAGATCTGCAAATTCTCCTTTATATCTAATAAGCCAGGGGTGCACAGAATCAAAATCTTGACTTTAAAGACAGTTCTTGATTAAGATTTTGGACAAGTACCTCTACAACAGTTATTGGAAATCAATAGTGCAATTCAGAAGCAAATTAATCTGGTATTTTATGTATAGGCCATGAATGGAAACGCCCAAACCTTTTTTCACTATCTGCAAAATTTTAAAAGGCATTTATTAAAAGCCCGGAGTAACATGCTGTGTATGATAGAATGTAACTGTTAAGGAAAGCAGTTGTGTCATTGAGATGCCTGTGCCTTTAAGGTACTTCTCCTGGTTAAGATAAAATTGCGCTTCAGTTCAATTTATTGACAGAAGATTTATCTTTACATATCCCCAAGGATTACTCCTGTTCTAGGCTCACTTTCAGACCTTGATATGACCTTGCTGTACTTTCATGTCATGTGTCTGAAGTTAactgtgtgctgtaaaatatttaaAAGCAGACATGGAAAAactagtgcatagctcccaactgtccctgatttcgagggactgtccctgatttggagcaatgtccctctgtccctcattcctcctcatttgtccctcattttggtctgatcctcatagttgtatataaaatgtactttttatctttcaaaaagtgtttcccagtgctaaacctttcatccaatttctaaactgttgcatttgtacattttaagagtcaatataaaagaatagtagtggtaaaaaaaagtccttgtggatttaattttccttttaaagggggtgtggcaggggggcgtgtcctatgcctacatacgtttagtaggtgtccctcattctcatctcaaaatgttgggaggtatgctagtgTACCCCAAAATATCAGATTATCAGATAATAACATAGTATTATAATAGGCTGTAAAGGAAACTATAATGATTAggggtcaattttattttaaatcttAATTGTAAGCTGATTTGTTTTAGGTAATGTTTTATATTTGTCTTTTTGCTATATGTATACAGTCAGCTTGGgccaatgtaattatgtatgtaCCATACCTGGTCGATGCCTCTAGAAGCTGGGAATTTCCAAAAAAATACCACTACTCCAGCAATCTCCATGGGTTTCAaggtcccatgctgagtggctgctCTGCTGCATTCTGAGCAAAGAAGGCCACTCGATCGGTGTGGGTGCCATTGTGGGAATGCTTTACATTTAATGACATCATGCTCTCCACCTCgtctaatcagagaatgctttgcattcattcagaaaatagaAAGCATTTGCTGAATGGCGCCCTTGCCAAGCAGCCGACCACCTATATTCAGAATTACAACAGGACAGCTGCTCAGCactggacccagaagcaagtggagatcactggactagCGGTGTCTAGTGGTTTCCAGCTttcaggggcattggccaggtatgggttatacatagttatattggtccaagcagGACTCAAGTAACTATGGAAAAATATACTATacttggaattcatctttaaaatttaaagtagaactataggcaaaacctattttttttggctagattaaccgcttcccgaccaaccgccgcagttatactgcagcaggttggctcccctgtgcgagccgtcgtagctatacgtcggctcgcgggatcgggatagcaggcgcgcgcgccggCTGCACAgcagggggtgccgatgctcgtggctgacggttgCAATGACCGCCGCccatgagcgatcgtgaccaggagacacagaacagggatgagtgtgtgtaaacacacacttccctgttctgttctgacaggagtgacagattcctattagctaggaaccatgatccatcacttcccctagtcagtcccctcccccttcagttagaatcacctcccagggaacacaactaaccccttgatcgccccctagttttaaccccttcattgccagtggcatttttacagtaatcaatgcatttttatagcattgatcgctgtattaatgccaatggtcccaaaaatgtgtcaaaattgtccgatgtgtccacgataatgtcgcagtcatgataaaaatcgcagatcactgccattactactaaaaaaaaaaataataataaaaatgctgtaaatctatctcctattttgtagacgctataacttttttgcaaaccaatcaatatacgcttattgcaatttttttaaccaaaaatatgtagaagaatacatcggcctaaactgagaaaaaatttgctttttttttaaaaaaaatggggatatttattatggcaaaaagtacaaaatattgtggttttttccaaaattgtcgctctttttttgtttatagaaataaaaaccgcagaggcgatcaaataccaccaaaagaaagctctatttgtagggaaaaaaggacgtcaattttgtttcggtgcaaCCTCGCATGAccgcacatttgtcagttaaagcgacgcagtgccgaatcgcaaaacgtactctggtcaggaagggggtaaattcttccgggtctgaagtggttaagaaaagattATAACATCTGCAAGATTTATTTTGCAAATGACCACCGATCACTTAGTtctcagagcagagagcagtggcaGACAGTCACGGCTCTCCTCTCTGCCCTTTCAGTGatcactggagcgccaggctggAGAGGGGTGGGCGCATCTGGCTCCAGCTCTCAACTgaaagccagctgtcaatcaggcagctggctGGATCCCGATAATATTGTCAGAATTCTTCCAGAGCCTTGAGTGGCTctctgatgtcagctgacagtggactttagtCTGCTGTttgctgattctgggtcacaggagtgcaaaagtaagCTCTGGCCCTACTTCTTTTTTAACTGGCTGTTGTCTAGGGGTGAGCCAgcggttcgagtcaaacgtaagtttgactcaaacatcgggtgttcgcttgttctaaaacgaaccgaacatatggggcgttcgcgggaaatttgagcaccgcggaatgccccataatgtactgcgagatcgcagtgcattgctgtatgatgattggccaaagcatgcacgtgacctgcatgctttggccaatcacagtgcgctctgctgagagagcttaATTGGCCAAAGGCCAATTACATAGTGGccacgtgtagtgttgttggcatggacagagtaatggcccgtacacatgatccgaatatcttATGAAAACGGTCGTCTGaagaaggatcgtacgatattcggatcgtgtgtacactactttcaacagccgatcacgaccgttcatccgatattattcgatcggacatacccggaaattttccttgtacgattccagatcgtacgaatttcgtttagtcagtatagttgtcatccgaaaatacaatacaaatacattacaacacatgacatcacttccgatttttttcgtctgtcgtacgagaattttcgtgaccttattttagctattcaatttctacttgcgactatttagcgagaacggtcgtacgatcggtcgtacaatattcagatcatgtgtacggggcattagattaagcaggcaggttattcagttagtggcagtgtatttgatatatatatacagtcagtctaatatatctatatatagatatatagatatatctatatatagatatatctatatatctatatatagatatatctatatatatatctatatatagatatatctatatatagatatatagatatatctatatatatctagatatatagatatatctagatatatagctatatatatagatatatatctatatatatatatatatatatatatatatatatatatatatatatatactctgcatttagtatagcctttatattcagtgtttactcatattcagtcagtgcaggcagtgtattaatatataaatatatatatatacagtctagtatatatatatatatatatatatatatatatatattctgcattcagtgtagcctatatctacagtacattcggtggtgtactgtttctaaaacacttcaggcggtgtattaatatatatatacagtctatatatacattgtatatatttccccagaattattcgaccacagtgttatATTATATGTTAACACTGTTATGTTATatactgctggaggatgcgcagtgaattgaaggctccgatgttggttcacaggttgaggaagagagtaaagttagcccagagagagggggtgccacagaaggacaagaaactggcagtcatattccctcagctacagcatactgccaagttttctccagtgatgaggagggaggggatgatgaggtcactgactgtactttggtgcctgagagaagagaggaggaaagtgaggaggaggcacaactccagcgaggcagggtgtcctctagggggcagcttaagggcagccacgctattgcatcacaccacagagctccgcagatgcagggcactgctgactccctgctgacttttaaaagttccttggtgtgggcctttttcaacacatgtgcagcagatcacactgttgctgtttgcagcctatgtctgaagcggatcaagagtgggcagaacagcagccgcttgggcatcacatgcttgaccagacatatgaaacctgccatgcagtccgttggcaacatcacttgaaagacccacatcattgaaaaaggcggacttctccttgctcctcatctccaaccctactatacctccagtcctctcaaaaacctgcactgagaggaatgaaggtatagcaatagatgtcccaagtacttgcagccaatctgctagcagtacaccaccaattgattttagcaggcaaatttccctaccccagttgctgaaccgcaaaaagaaattcggttccagccatccacatgcttagcgtctaaatgctagcttggccaaattgctatattttttatataatatttcgcagcagggcctgtttctgcgcccaataagagtaacttttgaggggttacagtgttctggcgccaccaaaaccaaaggcccaatttttctgcccctgttaaacagggccatgTATTTAGAATTTTGgacataatatttaacagcagggcccgtttctgcacccagcaagagtaactgtgaggggttacagtgttctgacaccaccaacacctaaggtccaatttttctgcagagtatatagggcaggccatatagtatatatactgctgttcagagtatgtattgcctgggggcctgggagaagcccacgccatttttaaaaaaattttggtgcggggttccccttaatatccatacccaacctgaagggactggtatggattttgggggggactggTATTTTTGGcgcaatgattttcatctatattgccgggaaccaacaatacattacagccgcgagttttaaatgtcattttttcctttagaaatgtcattttgctgcagtactgttataaacatgggaaagatgcgctactttacaggcatacgatagacatcccccaggcatgatatttaaatgaatatttaatttttattgtttcactttaagcattattaaaatcactgctcccgaaaaaaaaggccatttttaaaacttttttttgcattgatacatgtcccctggggcaggacccgggtccccaaacactttttatggcaataacttgcatataagcctttaaaatgagcacttttgatttgtcacGTTCgcgacccatagactttaatggtgttcgcacaaattttttgcacgttcgcatgttctgttgcaaaccgaaccgggggggggggggggtgttcatccCTACTCTTGTCTAAATTGACTCTAGTATGTAAGAtaagggatcttagattgtaagctccttgtgggcaagtactgatgtgaatgtacagtgctATTTAAattgctggcactatataaataggTGTAATAAATAATTCTCAATATTCACATGcaatagttgtaaaaaaaaattgctatgacAGTTTATACATAGACAAAGAGAAAAAGCTTACAGATAAAGTTCTGTGccatacacaatacagtacagatgATACATTTTTCAACTTAGACCTGAATTTACTTTCAAACTATATTAACTAGATTTGTAGGAGGTAGAAATTAGAGAGAAGAGATTAGAGAGAAGATAACCACCACCAATCCCAAGCATATGAGTCTTAAGACAAATGTTCATGGCAACTGATGGCTCcatctggagttaaaaaaaaataaaagaacataatCCATTTTGCAATATCATTGAAACAATATGAAATGTATTTTGCTGTGCTGTTTTATTATCGTTGAATCGATTCTTGCAAGTAGTTTGCATCAACTGTGAGAACAGAAGGTTTGTAGGAAACACTATGCTGCGAGCTCGCTGTAGGGCATGTTGTAATTAATGTTTCATAGAGTGTCCTCATATTATACACATCTGTAATTGACTTCTGTAAAGCTTAGAGGCAGCTAGTACCAAGGCCATTCAACCTGAGTTCTGGGTTGTTGAAATTACCATTGCAAGATTGTAACACTTGTAGTTCCTGGTTCAAGACAATCATCTTTTTGGCACGAAATGAAGACATTGAACAGCGAAAGGACCCCGTGACTGAGGAACTTGTGTCGGCGTCTGATGTCCTTCTGCCTCCGCAATATCGCTGAAGACTTTTCCGAAAGTGTATGGTGAAAAGTCCATAAGTTATGGGGTCCAGGCATGCATTAACTAGACCAAAGATGAAAAGGATGTGTGTGGTGGACTGTGACACCTTCTCCTCCATTATCTCTGGGTAGAACCAGTACCACAAGCCCAGGAGAAAGTAAGGCGTCCAGCAGATGATGAAAGAGCTGACTATGACAACACTCATCTTTAGAGTCCTCATCCGTGCTTTTGGAATGTTGTTTTTGGAGCATCGCAAGTAAACTTCCTTAGAGGAAACTAGAATAAAGAAAAGAATCTTAAAATATAAACTGAATCGTTTACCCCAATTTTACACATTCCTGACACCAACACCAACACTCCTAAGCAACAATTTGATGTATTTTTGTTATCAGTTTACTCTGTTCTTATTACAAAGGCACCTGCAATGTTGCCTCCTATATTGTCAaggtaaaagtgcaaaaaataatgaACAGTTTTCTATACACATTCCCCAGTGACCTAAATTTGACTGAATTTTAAATTAAATACTACAAATTTGCTCTTTAAATCCAGGGAAATTATTGCGGCATTTGCAAGAGATATGAACAAGGGTGGGGGGTGGCTGGAAGATAAGCCACCAATCTTCAAGTTGCACCGaaatcaggggtctccagactttctaaacaaaggaacggtttactgtccttcagaccttgggggggggggggggggggtcagtgggaatagaaattgtcctggtgtcagtgggagtaaacaatgccccatctttggtattagggggacaAGTAGTgagccattgttggtatcaatggcagGGATTATGccctatagttggtgtcagtgggaggaatagcgcctcaagggccaggtaatggcaagcaaagggctgcagtttggagaccactatagCTGTGTCTAATCTTTGACCCCTTTGAGTGGTCTCTGTCTTTTTTTTGAAGAAACAATAAGAATCATTTTTTTAACCACATCCCGCCtgacctatagcaaaatgacggccgggcagtggtttcattatcctgactaggCATCATATGAGGTCCAGCTGGATAAGACGCTCGTGCGCGCCCCCCCCAAGGGCACGCAGCGCGGTGATCAGTAGTgaggtgtgtcgctctgacaccctgcatctccgatctcggtaaagaacCTATGAcatccagtcacagctgatcacagtgaaaCCAGGAAGTGTTGGTTATCGGTttttcctctattcgcgctgacaaggcgcgagtagaggagagctgatcagtggctctcctgacaggggggtctgcgctgataattagCGCATTGATTATCGGTGCAGACCCACCAAGGATGAGCGCACTTGCCCACCTATAGTGCCAACCcgtgcccatcagggatgccaatcagagcccatcagtaatgcctgtcagtgcctcctcatcagtgctacctatcagtgcctcctcgtcagtgctgcatatcagtgccatctatcagtgcccttcattgccacccatcagtactgcctatcagtgcccattagtgccgcctatcagttcccatcagtgctgcatatcagtgccacctatcaatgctgcatattagtgcctcatcatcagtgcccatcagtgccacctcatcagtgcccatcagtgaaggagaaaacttacttatttacaaatattTATAAGAAACAAagtttcaaaattttcggtttgtttagcaaaaaaaattaaaaaacccagtggtgattaaatatcaccaaaagaaagctctatttgtggggaaaaaagaaaacatttttatatgggtacagcgttgcattaccgcataattgtcagtcaacgcgcgacagcactgaaagatgaaaattggcctgggcaggaagggggtgaaagagccCTGTACCTTCTGCCCCTATCATTTCCTATGTCATTGCTTTTTGTCTCATGATTTTATCTCCTCaataatcttttctatttttgCATCTAATATGGGAGTGCTGCTATCTTATTTTTGTATATCCTGccgtgtattgaagtggtttaaggTAGACCTGTACTCCAAAAATGAAGATCTTCTTTTATACAAAGCATCTATAATTTTAATTGTGCCTAAGTTTCACCTTGAAGATCTACCTTTTGTCTTGAATTGCACCTGAAAATAGCAGTGCCGTTCCAGGTATGTGAAGATGTCCTAAGGCCTCATAGCtgtctatctgcagtgtgagatccaaGGCACTAGTGCATCTGACATCTAGTCCTGGGAAATATGATGTGAaattagtccaagctggaccaatgtaactatgcaattgaGATCGTATGTGAAGTTTAGACTTAACAATCATCATCATTCCTCATGATTAAATGTTCACTTTTGTAGATGCACTGCAAAGTAACCATTGATATAAATTCACTTCTGTTTATACGTTTTTCAGGAGCATATTTGTATAATACTTTACAATGTAAGTGTAGTTTTCATGGGGGTTGAAGGAATAGAGACTGTTTACTTGgcatagtaatgccctgtacacatgataagattttccgacaacaaatgttcgatgggagcttgttctcggaaattacgaccgtgtgtaggctccatcggacattttccgtcggaatttccgacaaacaaaatttgagatctggatctcaaattttccaacaacaaaatccactgtcggaaattccgatcgtgtgtacacaattccgacgcacaaaattccacgcatgctcagaatcaagcagaagagccacactggctattgaacttcatttttcttggctcgtcgtacgtgttgtacgtcaccgcattcttgacgtttggaatttccaacaacatttgcgtgaccgtgtgtatgcaagacaagtttgagccaacatccgtcggaaaaaaatccacagttttgtagtcggaaaatcctatcctgtgtacagggcataagtgttcacTTACCATTCTGTGTATTCACTTTGCTAAGTAATCTgcctctattctattctattagtaaatcaaccccatagagtttaTGTATTCACAAAATATTTTTTGCAAAGCCATATAcaattgtatgtatatatagacaGAACTCACGTGTTCCTTTGCTCATGCGCTTGGATATCTCCAGTAGGATCCGTGAATAGCAGCAGATCATGATTAGCAGAGGAAGCAGGAACAAGCAGACAAAGCTCACCATGTTGTAGACGGTCTCCTGCCAGTGCTGCTGGAAGCTGCCCCTCGTTGTACACTGGGTGAAATTGTGTGGCTCTGTGATCGTAACTgtatgaaacagaaacagctgcaAAAAAAGAGACCAGTGAGCTGCCTCATGTCATCACCTTTTCTTATTAAAGGGAAATATTCTCTTCAACCAGGATGTTGCATCAATGTGTTCTATAaaccagcatttctcaacctttaaaAGCATGCAAAATCCTCGGGCAATCACCTGATGTATCGTACGGATCTTCTCAACTGAGATTCTTATACATACTGTTAGGTACAGTATTTTACCTCTAACTTCACTGATATGGGCCACCATGCCAACTGTCAATACTGTTTGCCTTTTTTGTCCCATTATTTGTGCCATTTCCCTGTACATATAACTGAAGTTTTTGCCTTTTTTGTAAAACTTGGAATCCTAAtaaattttttgtgctacaaaatcCTCGGGTACCTTAATCTAAAATGTTAAAAACCTAAAggttacttatcaatgggaaacctgagcatTGGTCGATACCTACAATCACGTTGCCAAAATGAATTTTACATTAGCGCCTCATTCATGTCTAGAGGTCCCCCCACCACATT is a window from the Aquarana catesbeiana isolate 2022-GZ linkage group LG03, ASM4218655v1, whole genome shotgun sequence genome containing:
- the LOC141131326 gene encoding gonadotropin-releasing hormone II receptor-like is translated as MNISKEVSIKGCSNAQWLSSSCDLDVNMTSTNGTHTHFQLPTFSPAAKARVIITFVIFTLSATCNLAALWSAARTSRKKRSHVRILILNLTTADLLVTFIVMPLDAIWNITVQWHAGDIACRILMFLKLLSMYSCAFVTVVISVDRQSAILNPLAINDAKKKNKIMLSVAWLMSAVLSLPQLFLFHTVTITEPHNFTQCTTRGSFQQHWQETVYNMVSFVCLFLLPLLIMICCYSRILLEISKRMSKGTLSSKEVYLRCSKNNIPKARMRTLKMSVVIVSSFIICWTPYFLLGLWYWFYPEIMEEKVSQSTTHILFIFGLVNACLDPITYGLFTIHFRKSLQRYCGGRRTSDADTSSSVTGSFRCSMSSFRAKKMIVLNQELQVLQSCNGNFNNPELRLNGLGTSCL